Proteins from one Archocentrus centrarchus isolate MPI-CPG fArcCen1 chromosome 8, fArcCen1, whole genome shotgun sequence genomic window:
- the fmc1 gene encoding protein FMC1 homolog translates to MASLSSPLRVCRGILKELRAIQGPSYKKSLAYSYVMDQFRKNKVTGERYCRAQQEAHHASHTYLCLLASTRNHLALHNFYHGKGERSPEEVANLVGLRLPTQPGGKGWEK, encoded by the exons ATGGCGTCGCTATCGTCGCCGCTGCGAGTGTGTCGCGGGATCCTGAAAGAACTGCGTGCCATCCAGGGACCGAGTTATAAAAAGTCACTGGCTTATAGCTATGTCATGGACCAGTTCCGCAAGAATAAG GTAACGGGAGAAAGGTACTGCCGTGCCCAGCAGGAGGCACATCATGCCTCACACACATACCTGTGTTTGCTGGCTTCCACCAGAAACCACCTGGCCCTGCACAATTTTTACCACGGCAAGGGAGAGCGCAGCCCAGAAGAGGTCGCCAATCTAGTGGGGCTCAGGTTGCCCACACAGCCAGGAGGCAAAGGCTGGGAGAAGTGA
- the LOC115784753 gene encoding heme-binding protein 1 codes for MFGMIKNSLFGNTEETEYKLLSSETKDGVSFEVRRYDGAKYAAVSSEGRTFDQVTGELTRKLLMYIGGSNEQGEAMGTAAPIIITVYPRNDGVFSRRLVVAIRIPSSYQQEPPTPTDSAIRIEERPGMTVYALQFGGFAGESEYRAEALRLTRTLGETAPFQRKQYFCSSYDPLKPYGRRNEVWFLQEEP; via the exons ATGTTTGGCATGATCAAGAATTCACTCTTCGGAAACACCGAGGAGACGGAATATAAACTGCTCAGCAGCGAGACGAAG GATGGCGTCAGCTTCGAGGTGCGACGGTATGATGGCGCAAAATATGCTGCTGTTTCGTCTGAGGGGCGAACCTTTGACCAGGTGACGGGAGAGCTAACGAGGAAGTTGCTCATGTACATTGGCGGAAGCAATGAACAAG GTGAGGCCATGGGTACGGCAGCTCCCATCATAATCACGGTGTACCCACGGAACGATGGGGTTTTCTCTCGCCGCTTGGTGGTGGCCATCCGCATTCCCTCCAGCTACCAGCAAGAACCCCCGACTCCCACCGACAGTGCCATCAGGATTGAAGAGAGACCCGGCATGACCGTCTACGCCCT GCAGTTTGGAGGCTTCGCGGGGGAGAGCGAGTACAGAGCGGAGGCCCTGCGTTTGACACGCACCCTGGGCGAGACAGCTCCATTTCAGCGCAAGCAGTACTTCTGCTCTAGCTACGATCCGCTCAAGCCTTATGGACGCAGAAATGAGGTGTGGTTCCTGCAGGAAGAGCCATAG